One segment of Prionailurus bengalensis isolate Pbe53 chromosome X, Fcat_Pben_1.1_paternal_pri, whole genome shotgun sequence DNA contains the following:
- the IL13RA2 gene encoding interleukin-13 receptor subunit alpha-2 isoform X2, with protein sequence MAFVHLDILCFYSLLICTAFSSVSSNAEIKVNPPQDFEIVDPGYLGYLCLQWQPPLFLDKFEECTVEYELKYRNIDSEDWKTIITKNLHYNDGFDLNKGVEAKIHTLLPPHCTNGSEVQSLWSEATYWKSPQGSQETKIQEMDCVYYNWQYLLCSWKPGLGVHFHTSYQLFYWYDGLDHATQCPDYIKVDGQNIGCRFPHLEASDYKDFYICVNGSSDSHPIRPSYFIFQLQNIVKPLPPDYLSLTVKNSEEVNLKWSMPQGPIPAKCFIYEIEFTEDDTTWVTTTVENEIRIARISNESQQLCFLVRSKVNIYCSDDGIWSEWSDEQCWKDLSEEKRSLFSSRHILLTE encoded by the exons ATGGCTTTCGTTCATTTGGACATCCTATGCTTCTATAGCCTACTCATTTGCACAGCATTTAGTTCTGTGTCTTCAAATGCTGAGATAAAAG TTAATCCTCCTCAGGATTTTGAGATAGTAGACCCAGGATACTTAGGTTATCTCTGTTTGCAATGGCAACCTCCACTGTTTCTGGATAAGTTTGAGGAATGCACAGTAGAATATGAATTAAAATACCGAAACATTGATAGTGAAGACTGGAAG ACCATCATTACCAAGAATCTACATTACAACGACGGGTTTGATCTTAACAAAGGCGTTGAAGCAAAGATACACACGCTTCTGCCCCCGCACTGCACAAATGGATCAGAAGTTCAAAGTTTATGGTCAGAAGCTACTTACTGGAAATCACCACAAG GAAGTCAGGAAACCAAGATTCAGGAAATGGATTGTGTGTATTACAACTGGCAATATTTACTCTGTTCCTGGAAACCTGGTCTGGGTGTCCATTTTCATACCAGTTATCAATTGTTTTACTg GTATGACGGCTTGGACCATGCCACACAGTGTCCTGATTACATCAAGGTTGATGGACAAAATATTGGATGCAGGTTTCCCCATTTGGAGGCATCAGACTATAAAGATTTCTACATCTGTGTTAATGGATCATCAGACTCTCATCCTATCAGAcccagctattttatttttcagcttcaaAATATAG TTAAACCTTTGCCGCCAGACTACCTTAGTCTTACTGTGAAGAACTCAGAGGAAGTTAACCTGAAATGGAGCATGCCTCAAGGGCCCATTCCggcaaaatgctttatttatgaAATTGAATTCACCGAAGATGATACAACTTGGGTG ACTACCACCGTCGAAAATGAGATACGCATCGCAAGAATATCAAATGAAAGCCAACAATTGTGCTTTTTGGTAAGAAGCAAAGTCAACATCTATTGTTCGGATGATGGAATCTGGAGTGAGTGGAGTGATGAACAGTGCTGGAAAG ATctttcagaggaaaaaagaagtctTTTCTCATCAAGACACATTCTGTTGACTGAATAG
- the IL13RA2 gene encoding interleukin-13 receptor subunit alpha-2 isoform X1, with product MAFVHLDILCFYSLLICTAFSSVSSNAEIKVNPPQDFEIVDPGYLGYLCLQWQPPLFLDKFEECTVEYELKYRNIDSEDWKTIITKNLHYNDGFDLNKGVEAKIHTLLPPHCTNGSEVQSLWSEATYWKSPQGSQETKIQEMDCVYYNWQYLLCSWKPGLGVHFHTSYQLFYWYDGLDHATQCPDYIKVDGQNIGCRFPHLEASDYKDFYICVNGSSDSHPIRPSYFIFQLQNIVKPLPPDYLSLTVKNSEEVNLKWSMPQGPIPAKCFIYEIEFTEDDTTWVTTTVENEIRIARISNESQQLCFLVRSKVNIYCSDDGIWSEWSDEQCWKDDIWKETLVFFLTPFAFVSLFVLLVTCLLLYKQKAVLKTIFQRKKEVFSHQDTFC from the exons ATGGCTTTCGTTCATTTGGACATCCTATGCTTCTATAGCCTACTCATTTGCACAGCATTTAGTTCTGTGTCTTCAAATGCTGAGATAAAAG TTAATCCTCCTCAGGATTTTGAGATAGTAGACCCAGGATACTTAGGTTATCTCTGTTTGCAATGGCAACCTCCACTGTTTCTGGATAAGTTTGAGGAATGCACAGTAGAATATGAATTAAAATACCGAAACATTGATAGTGAAGACTGGAAG ACCATCATTACCAAGAATCTACATTACAACGACGGGTTTGATCTTAACAAAGGCGTTGAAGCAAAGATACACACGCTTCTGCCCCCGCACTGCACAAATGGATCAGAAGTTCAAAGTTTATGGTCAGAAGCTACTTACTGGAAATCACCACAAG GAAGTCAGGAAACCAAGATTCAGGAAATGGATTGTGTGTATTACAACTGGCAATATTTACTCTGTTCCTGGAAACCTGGTCTGGGTGTCCATTTTCATACCAGTTATCAATTGTTTTACTg GTATGACGGCTTGGACCATGCCACACAGTGTCCTGATTACATCAAGGTTGATGGACAAAATATTGGATGCAGGTTTCCCCATTTGGAGGCATCAGACTATAAAGATTTCTACATCTGTGTTAATGGATCATCAGACTCTCATCCTATCAGAcccagctattttatttttcagcttcaaAATATAG TTAAACCTTTGCCGCCAGACTACCTTAGTCTTACTGTGAAGAACTCAGAGGAAGTTAACCTGAAATGGAGCATGCCTCAAGGGCCCATTCCggcaaaatgctttatttatgaAATTGAATTCACCGAAGATGATACAACTTGGGTG ACTACCACCGTCGAAAATGAGATACGCATCGCAAGAATATCAAATGAAAGCCAACAATTGTGCTTTTTGGTAAGAAGCAAAGTCAACATCTATTGTTCGGATGATGGAATCTGGAGTGAGTGGAGTGATGAACAGTGCTGGAAAG ATGACATATGGAAGGAAACCTTGGTATTTTTCTTGACACCATTTGCTTTTGTctcattgtttgttttgttagtaACTTGTCTGCTTTTGTACAAGCAAAAAGCTGTACTGAAAACG ATctttcagaggaaaaaagaagtctTTTCTCATCAAGACACATTCTGTTGA